Within the Chloroflexota bacterium genome, the region TGATGCGTAGATACTTGTAGCGCTCATCAATGGTCATTTTCTCTTCGTTAGGCATAGTCCCTCCGGTGATATTATCATTTGAAAGAACTATACCTCTTTAGTGACATTTTAGATAAAAGAACACGGAGTTTTGAAAATCGTGCTGTATGAATGTAGAATAATTTGATGTGGGGTTATCCCAACGACATAGAACAATTCATGGATGCGAAAGGAGTCGCTGCATGACACTGAAGGAAGAAATCTACGAGAATGTCATTTTGGGACAAGCAGAAAAAGTCAAAGCATTGACTGCTCAGGCGATGGAGGAAGGGTTCTCTGCCAGCGAGCTGCTCAATGAAGTACTGATCCCCGCCATGACAGAAGTGGGGCAACGCTTCGAACGGCAGGAGTTCTTCGTGCCCGAGATGTTGGTTGCTGCCCGTGCCATGAAAACGGGAGTGGAAGTATTGCGCCCTTACCTGGTGGATGCAGGGGTAAAGCCCATTGGCACGGTCGTCATTGGCACGGTGGCCGGGGACTTGCACGACATTGGCAAGAACCTGGTCATCATGATGCTGGAAGGGACCGGCTTCCGCGTCGTTGATTTGGGCGTGGATGTGCCGGTAGAAAAATTTGTACAGGCAGTGCATGAGAATAAACCGCAGATCGTGGGCATGTCGGCGCTGCTCACCACGACGATGATGGCGATGAAGGCAACGATCGAGGCGCTGCGCAGAGCCGGTCTGCGGGAGCAGGTGAAAGTGATGATCGGTGGTGCGCCGGTGACGCAGCGTTTTGCCGATGAAATCGGCGCCGACCTCTACGCACCCGATGCCAGTTCGGCGGCGCGCAAGGCCAAAGAAGCCATTGCTTGACAGTGAGCGTAGTAAAAGAAGGGCTAGTTTGTAGTGAGCGCTTCAGCGCTAGCTCCCGTGTCATTCTTAGGAACGCAGCAACGAAGAATCTCGATTTAGCCAGGAAATTGATTCCCTGGCTATAGCTCCAGTCAAGCAGAGATTCCCACGCCGCTCACTCCCCTCACGCTCCAGGCGGACTATTGTCCGCCGTCTTTTAGGACCTAGACCTGACAGGTCTCTCAAACCCGTCAGGTCTAGGTTTTCTCATCTCCGCGTGTTCTGCGCTAAAAAGGGAAAAGGCTGCTACTTGCTCTAACTGCAAAAGCGCCGCACCACATCGTAGAGCACCTTGGTGCCAAACTCCACATTCGCCAGCGAGATGCGCTCGTTACGTGCATGGGCCATTTCCATGACGGCCCAGCCAGGTTCCTGCTTCGTCGGCGAAAAGCCATAGACCTTGACGCCCTTTTCCGCCAGGAAGCGACCGTCGGTAGCGCCCGGCACCAGGAATGGCGCCAGGGTGCAGCCAGGATCGTATTCGTGCAAAACCTGCTGGAACAGGTCGAAGAGCGGACTGGCTGGGTCGCTCTCGTAGGGTTGGGAACGCCCGAGAATTTCCACTTCGATTTCATCCCCGATATAGGGACGTATCTCCCGCAGCAAGTCCTCGGGCTTTTGACCCGGTATCAGGCGCCCATCCACGGTGCCTGTCGCTTCGCTGGGGATGACATTGGCTTTTTGCCCTGCTTGCAACATGGTGGGTGAGACGGTGTTGTGCAGCGTAGCCCGCAAGACGGCAGCGATCTCGCTCTGCTTTTCCGCTTGCTTCAGGATAGCCCCTTCGAAAAAGGGATTGAGCACGAGAGGCAGGAGGAACGAAGCAGGGAATTTTTGCATCGCTGCCAGATGATGCACCAGGCGTTCCACCGTAACCGTGCGATGCATGGGCAGGCGTGCCTGTGCTAAACGCGCCACCGCTGCGCATAACTTGGCAACGGCATTGTTGGCACGAGGTAAGGAGCCATGCCCTGGTGTACCGCGTGCGGTCAGTTTCATCCAGCACACGCCCTTCTCCCCTGTCTGGCAGACATAGAAACTGCGCTCGGCAATCCGCACCCCAAAGCCACCCCCTTCGTTGATGGCATACTGGCACTCCACTAGCTCCGGATGGTTCTGCACCAGCCAGGCCATGCCCTGTGTGCCGCCCATTTCCTCATCCGCGGTCGCGGCCAGAACCACATCGCGCTGCAGGGGCACCTTCTCGCGCGCAAGCGTGACCAACACGGCCAGTTCCATCGCTGTGAGCTGTTTCGTGTCCACTGCGCCGCGCCCCCAGATATAGCCATCCACCACTTCTGCCGCAAAGGGTGGGTGATCCCATTCCTTGGCATCGGCAGGCACCACATCCAGGTGGGACATCAGTAGCAATGCTCCGTCAGACCTGCTCCCACGCAGACGAGCCACGACATTGCCGCGTCCAGGAGCCGACTCGAGCACCACTGGTTCCAGCCCTTCTTGGCGTAGAACATCCGCAATGTACTGTGCGGCAGGTAACTCATTCCCAGGTGGGTTGGTCGTATCGAAGCGGATCAGATCGCGCAGGAATTGAACTGCCAGATCAGCAATAGGTATGGGCATGGGATACTCCTTTCACGGATGTAAGCATATAGATGAAAAGCGAATAAGTGAGGGGTATATTCCTCATTCTGGTAATAACAGACTTTCGAAGTCGAGGCGACGCTCGCGTTTGATGCGTCGCCGGGCGATGCGCTCCCACAGGCCTGCCACTTGCTCCTTGGTCAGGTCGGGGTAATGCTTGTCCAGATAAGCATCGAGTTCCTGACGATGCTTCCAAGCCCAATCCATCCAGTTCAGTATTGTTGTCGTGGATACACCCACGGTGCTTGCGACCTGTGTAGCGTGCTGGCCCTGTGCCAGCAATGCGAGAGCGGGAGCGATGGATGCTACGCTGCGCTTTCGTTTACGGGGTTCTTTTTTTGTCGCGAGGGACATGGTTACCCCTCCCATCTGTATCGGATGAGTCATAAGCAGTATCAAGTCATCCCAATGGGCTTTTTTCTAACCTACATAGTAAATATTTTACACAATATTATCTCATTTGCAAAACTGACGAGCAGGTTTACCGAAGGGCACCACCGGTTCTCTCAGCGCCAAGCGTGCGGAGGGTTATCAACAAATGAGGAACGAATTGCGCACTCCGAGTGCGCAACGTGCTCTGCATTGAAAACTACGATCTTTGGCTCTGTGGTGCCCGTTGTTGAATGGATTCAGCGATCTGCTCTGGGGCCAATGCCTGTAGGCGTCGTGGGCTCTGGCTTGGGGGTTGCCTCGGCGAATTCTATTGCCTCAGGTGTTATCGTTGCTCCCGGTGAGGCAGTTGGTTGTGGCGATGGTGTGGGCGGCGCTGTAGCTGTCGGAATAGGTGTGCGGCGTGGCGGTATGATGGCTGTAGATGGTGTAACCATCGGAGCGGGCGTGCGGTGTGGCAGTATGGTGGCTATGGGCAGTGGTGTGCGGATAGGCGGCACGGTAACTGCCGGTGAGGGCCTCGAACCGGGCTCGATTGTCCTTGACGGCGGGGATGTTCGCGTGGGATACAGACCCAACCCAGGCCTAGGCGACGGAGGCACTGTTCCCCGTGGCTCTACTTCTTCGATCTCCATCTGCAAGGCCACGAGCGGATGTCCAGCAATGGCTAAAGCGATGCCTATGACCTGCCGACCCACTGCTGGCGTTCCTGTAATCTCCGCTCTGGGTGTGACTAGCACACTCTGTCCGCTGATAGTCCACAGCCCCAGCAGATTGTGCGGGAAGCTTTCGATGATGCCACGGAAGTGCACTTGGCTGGACCATGGTGACACCGTTAGCGTGGGCGTGATAGATGAACTTGCAGCAGGGCTTGGTCTCTGATGGCTGGGCTCGGGATAGGCCACTCTGCCTGCGTGTGGCATGGTAGGTGTTTGTGGGATGCCCTCCAGTTGTGATACGGTGGGCTCTGGCGTGGGCGTCGCGGAAGGTGCCCATCCGTGGGCAGTCAGCGATGGCTGCGGAGATGGCACTGCGATTGCAGTAGGCTCTGGCGTCGGCAGAGGCGTCAATGTCGGCAGATAGACCAGCGGTGCATTGGCCGGCACGATAGCGACCTCGCGCTCGGCCAGCACAGTTGTCGTCATCGCGCTGATCACCTGCACGCTGCCTTGCAACACCGCTACGTGAGTTTCCTCCCGGCTCTGCACCGCGACTACAAAGCGCGTCCCGCGCACGGCTACCCGCGCTGTCGGTGCCTGTACTTCAAAGAGGCATCGTGAGCTGCGCAACGAAGCCACATTGTAATCCACTGATCCGGAGGTTTGTTGCAACACAATCTGATACGTCGTGCCAAGTAGTCCTGAGCGTAGAGAGGAAAAGGCCAGCTCGCTCCCCGCTTGCATCTCCAGTGCACTGCCATCGAACAGGATGAGCAAAGCTACACCGTCCACGACGCGCACCGCGTCCCCTTCGCACAAGGCTCCACCAGCGCCTATCTCTTGCCATTGTGCCTCGCCCATGTGCCGCGCCTGCGTGGACCCTACCACCGTGGTCAGCATCGCTGCATGGGCGAAGAGCGTGGGTACCTGCGTGAGGTAGAGCACCACACTGACCAGCAGCACGAGCGTCAGAGCAAAAGCGAAAGCCAGGCGTGGCACGCGAATGGTAGGCCATACCCTGGAGGTCCTCGCAGCGGCAATTGCCTTAGCTTTTGTGTGGTACAGCGCTTTCACCCGTGCCACGGCTTCCGCAGGAGGTTCGACCGTATCGTCACTGCGCGCGGCATGGATGACCCGCTGCAGCCAGGCCAGGTCGCGCCGGCAGGCAGGGCAGCCCGCTAAGTGCTTTTCCAGCCTCTGGCGCCTTTCTGGGTCCAGGCGGTTGTCCACCCAATCTACTAGGTTCGTGAAGTGTACTTCATGGTATCTCATGCTTTGTCCATTCCCATCGCCTGCAGGATTTTGCGCATCTTCTGCAGGCATCGTGCGCGTGTCGGACCAATGCTGCCCAAGGGTAGCCTCATGCGCTGGCTGATCTGCTCATAGGAAGGCTCCGTTGGATCGTAGTAGAGCAGTTGGAGCAATTCCTTGCATCGTCCCCCCAGTCGTTCCAGCGCTTCACGCACCAAGGCTTGGTCCACCCATGTGCTTTCATCGGGGTGCCCACTCAGGAGCCACTCCTCAGTGGGTGGGTTCGGTTGCGCATCGCCCTGCCGCGCCACGCTCTGTGGCAACTCTCGGCTGCGCTTGCGCAGCACGTTCCAAGAGGTGCGCTTGGTTGTGGTGATGAGCCATGCTGCCAGCCCCTGTGGTGCGCGCAGGTTAGGTAGGCTCTCCACCAACACTGTGAACACGGTCTGGAAGACGTCGGCCGCATCCTCCTCTCCCAGTCCGGCGCGTAGAGCAAGGGAGTAGACCAAGCGCTTGTAGCGATCCACGAGCGTATCCCATGCCCAAGCCTGTCCGTTCAAGCACGCCGTAATCAGTTGCGCATCGGTGTATTCCGTCGGCAAAGCATTCCCTCAGCAAGACCCCATCCATGTAAGAAGAGGATGAGGGAAGTCAAAAAATACAGTTAGCAGGTTGAATTCTCCAATCTTATGACGATAGGGGGAGTGAAAAATGATGAGCGATGAGTAATGAGTGATGAGTGATGAGTGAGGACTGGGGGAGTACCGAGGAACGCTTGGTCATGCGGAGCAAGTCCACCCTCCTTATCATGCTAAACAAAGTGAAGTATCTCATGTAACTGGAGCAGATTCTTCGCTGCGCTCAGAATGACACTAGAGGCTGTTTTTTCAACACTCTCAACATGCAGACTTGACAAAAACGGCGATTTGTGCTATACTTATCTATGTACATAGATGATCTATGTATCATAGGAAGGGATTGCGACATGACACGAGAAAGCGATCTGCGCAAAGGCAGTGTCCAGCTCCTGATCCTGACTCTGCTGCAAGAGCAACCGATGTACGGCTACCAGCTCAGCAAGGAACTACAACGCCGTAGCAAGGGCTATTTTTCCTTCAAGGAAGGCACCCTCTACCCAGCGCTGCACCGCATGGAGCAGGAGGGGCTCATCCATGGCCAGTGGCAGGTAGTGGAGGAGGGGCCATCGCGCAAGTACTATCATCTGACCGAGAAAGGGTGTGAGGAGTTGGCTCGTGCGCAACGCGAGTGGGCCACCTTCGCCGCACATATGCTGTCCGTGCTGGGCGAGCCAGGCGGCAAGTGAGCACGGGAGCAGAGGAGAGTGAGGAGGATGAACGTGAAGCGGTGTCTGTTTTTGGGCTTTTGTTGCTGATGGCGATGGGTTGTGTTCTCGCTGTGCTGTACGCCTATGGCCGTGGGCAACGGCAAATGCTGCAGAGCCAGGCCGCATATCCTAGCCCCGAGGAGGGTATGCTTGCCTTCGTCGCTAACTGCTATACTGCTTTGCAGAAGGTGGAGCTTGTACGCGCTGAACAAGCTTTGCCCTGGTTGGATAACCTCTGATTTGTCGATGCCAGAGTGTGGGCGGAACGCCGCAGCGGTGGCCGCGCCGTGAGGACAGAGGGGGGACAACCCGGGTTGCTTCTTCTTGCGCACGGAGCGGGGCTGGGTGCTGGTTCCTGAGAGCAGGTGTCCGGAACTGCTCGCCATCGCCCTCTGTCTATTTGCTTAGACCTTACCTTTTACATATTACGTTTTACTCATTACTTTTTACATCACATCGGAGGTTCCTTGTCCAATCCAGATGTAGAGCGTCTGCTAACTCAAATCCGAGCGCAGATGGAATTGGATAGCGAAACCGAACACGAGGTGTTGAGCGAGATCCGCGCCCATCTGGAAGAAGCGCTAGCCGAAGCACGTGCCCAGGGACTGGATGAGTCCGCAGCGCTAGCGCATGTCATGTCTCGTTTTGGGTCGGTGGAGGAAGTGGGTCGCGCATTGCAGGATGCCCATGCCGGCTTGGGCACGGCGGATGGCGTCATCGCTGCTGGGTTGCCGGTACTGTGCGCGCTTATCCTGCGTTGGCTGGTGTTCGCTCCTGATGGCACCGCCTTGGGCTGGCCGCAATTGCTCAACCGCCCTTCCTTCTGGGTGCTGGCTCTGCTCATGTTGCTCATCCCGCTGCTCAAGTTTGGACGCTGGCGCTACGCCATCGCGGGCTGGGTTATCTTCTGGGGTCTGACCGTCATCTTTGTCACCTGGCCTGCCCTGCGCTGGTGAGGCGGAATACGGGAAGAACAGAAAGCGTAAAACGTAAAGGGAAAACGTAAGAGGGAACACGCAATACTCATCACGAACCAAGGAGGCAACCAACGCATGAAAGACCTTGCGGTCATCGAAACGATCTTGCGCAACCGCTACCACTTTTTCATCGAGATCCGCGATGGAGTGGGGCTGGGCGCCAAGATGCGCGCTATGCTTGTTTCCAGCATTATCTTCCTGGCGCTGTATGGCGCAGTGCTGGGCTCGACGCACAGCCTGTGGCAAGCACTGAGCTCGGCAGTCAAGATGCCCATCCTGTTCCTGGCTACGCTAGTCGTCTGCTCGCCGACGCTCTACTTCTTCAACGTGCTCTTTGGCTCCAACCAGAGTCTGACGCAGAATGTCTCGCTCATCCTAACCGCCATCACCGTCACTGCTGTGCTGCTGCTCAGTTTCACGCCCATTGTCCTCTTCTTCCTGCTGACCACCAGTGGCTATCAGTTCTTCAAGCTGCTCAATGTCGGCATCTGCGCC harbors:
- a CDS encoding corrinoid protein, producing the protein MTLKEEIYENVILGQAEKVKALTAQAMEEGFSASELLNEVLIPAMTEVGQRFERQEFFVPEMLVAARAMKTGVEVLRPYLVDAGVKPIGTVVIGTVAGDLHDIGKNLVIMMLEGTGFRVVDLGVDVPVEKFVQAVHENKPQIVGMSALLTTTMMAMKATIEALRRAGLREQVKVMIGGAPVTQRFADEIGADLYAPDASSAARKAKEAIA
- a CDS encoding M20/M25/M40 family metallo-hydrolase → MPIPIADLAVQFLRDLIRFDTTNPPGNELPAAQYIADVLRQEGLEPVVLESAPGRGNVVARLRGSRSDGALLLMSHLDVVPADAKEWDHPPFAAEVVDGYIWGRGAVDTKQLTAMELAVLVTLAREKVPLQRDVVLAATADEEMGGTQGMAWLVQNHPELVECQYAINEGGGFGVRIAERSFYVCQTGEKGVCWMKLTARGTPGHGSLPRANNAVAKLCAAVARLAQARLPMHRTVTVERLVHHLAAMQKFPASFLLPLVLNPFFEGAILKQAEKQSEIAAVLRATLHNTVSPTMLQAGQKANVIPSEATGTVDGRLIPGQKPEDLLREIRPYIGDEIEVEILGRSQPYESDPASPLFDLFQQVLHEYDPGCTLAPFLVPGATDGRFLAEKGVKVYGFSPTKQEPGWAVMEMAHARNERISLANVEFGTKVLYDVVRRFCS
- a CDS encoding actin-binding WH2 domain-containing protein, whose amino-acid sequence is MKDLAVIETILRNRYHFFIEIRDGVGLGAKMRAMLVSSIIFLALYGAVLGSTHSLWQALSSAVKMPILFLATLVVCSPTLYFFNVLFGSNQSLTQNVSLILTAITVTAVLLLSFTPIVLFFLLTTSGYQFFKLLNVGICAISGWMGVMFLSQGMRIVSAAGKEGASARRNVVRLWILLYGFVGSQMAWTLRPFIGAPSMKFELFRQLGGNFYANIFASIGELLGFFIVR
- a CDS encoding sigma-70 family RNA polymerase sigma factor; the encoded protein is MPTEYTDAQLITACLNGQAWAWDTLVDRYKRLVYSLALRAGLGEEDAADVFQTVFTVLVESLPNLRAPQGLAAWLITTTKRTSWNVLRKRSRELPQSVARQGDAQPNPPTEEWLLSGHPDESTWVDQALVREALERLGGRCKELLQLLYYDPTEPSYEQISQRMRLPLGSIGPTRARCLQKMRKILQAMGMDKA
- a CDS encoding FecR domain-containing protein, with the translated sequence MRYHEVHFTNLVDWVDNRLDPERRQRLEKHLAGCPACRRDLAWLQRVIHAARSDDTVEPPAEAVARVKALYHTKAKAIAAARTSRVWPTIRVPRLAFAFALTLVLLVSVVLYLTQVPTLFAHAAMLTTVVGSTQARHMGEAQWQEIGAGGALCEGDAVRVVDGVALLILFDGSALEMQAGSELAFSSLRSGLLGTTYQIVLQQTSGSVDYNVASLRSSRCLFEVQAPTARVAVRGTRFVVAVQSREETHVAVLQGSVQVISAMTTTVLAEREVAIVPANAPLVYLPTLTPLPTPEPTAIAVPSPQPSLTAHGWAPSATPTPEPTVSQLEGIPQTPTMPHAGRVAYPEPSHQRPSPAASSSITPTLTVSPWSSQVHFRGIIESFPHNLLGLWTISGQSVLVTPRAEITGTPAVGRQVIGIALAIAGHPLVALQMEIEEVEPRGTVPPSPRPGLGLYPTRTSPPSRTIEPGSRPSPAVTVPPIRTPLPIATILPHRTPAPMVTPSTAIIPPRRTPIPTATAPPTPSPQPTASPGATITPEAIEFAEATPKPEPTTPTGIGPRADR
- a CDS encoding helix-turn-helix domain-containing protein; the protein is MSLATKKEPRKRKRSVASIAPALALLAQGQHATQVASTVGVSTTTILNWMDWAWKHRQELDAYLDKHYPDLTKEQVAGLWERIARRRIKRERRLDFESLLLPE
- a CDS encoding PadR family transcriptional regulator is translated as MTRESDLRKGSVQLLILTLLQEQPMYGYQLSKELQRRSKGYFSFKEGTLYPALHRMEQEGLIHGQWQVVEEGPSRKYYHLTEKGCEELARAQREWATFAAHMLSVLGEPGGK